One Aegilops tauschii subsp. strangulata cultivar AL8/78 chromosome 7, Aet v6.0, whole genome shotgun sequence genomic window carries:
- the LOC120967939 gene encoding uncharacterized protein, which produces MQIYPEWLEKIDSGKKMWTTLKQFRASGKHEEYYLHKEYSHKFCSKRSVIEFIRNGSVKGKPVQKRSSDTTTNNLQDYRWPTKRQRTKAQTSTSLSTGARTTTTSTKLPHGFI; this is translated from the exons ATGCAAATTTACCCTGAGTGGCTGGAGAAAATTGATTCAGGCAAAAAGATGTGGACAACTCTCAAACAATTTCGAGCAAGTGGGAAGCATGAAGAG TATTACCTTCACAAGGAATATAGTCACAAATTTTGCTCCAAACGCAGCGTTATTGAGTTCATACGAAATGGATCTGTGAAAGGGAAGCCGGTTCAGAAG AGATCATCTGATACTACTACGAACAATCTTCAGG ATTATAGATGGCCCACTAAAAGACAAAGGACGAAGGCGCAAACTTCAA CTAGTTTGTCGACAGGAGCACGAACAACCACAACTTCTACAAAGCTTCCACATGGTTTCATCTAG